A stretch of the Vigna radiata var. radiata cultivar VC1973A chromosome 7, Vradiata_ver6, whole genome shotgun sequence genome encodes the following:
- the LOC106765449 gene encoding uncharacterized protein LOC106765449, producing the protein MALYRTSGELLTERRGIIDAVFNSFEKSDHGSRGLRRGRRFGRITKHKLSRWIFLLTALISILLTVYGLKMFFQAKMESKFSTIPLILQEERNQQGNIMVSDEAKTPKENIVVSDHLGTVPKGKRRKHFPCEVGFLESVESLVEPQNYVSSTWFSLEYVDHEERTSKNHLFEPRFGGHQTLEEREKSFYAKNQTLHCGFVKGPPGHPSTGFDINEKDKAYMYKCKVAVSSCIFGSSDFLRRPTSRLISQYSKDNVCFVMFLDDQTLSKLSSEGNSPDETGHIGLWKIVVVKNLPYEDMRRTGKVPKFLSHRLFPNSRYSIWLDSKMRLNSDPMLIIEYFLWRKKAEYAISNHYDRHNVWEEVLQNKRLNKYNHTAIDEQFNYYLSDGLPKVDPSKSNDPIPSYVPEGSFIIRAHTPMSNLFSCLWFNEVDRFTSRDQLSFAYTYLKLRRMNPERPFQLYMFKDCERRALVKLFRHRSLPSLLETA; encoded by the exons ATGGCTCTGTATAGAACCAGTGGTGAATTGTTGACCGAGAGAAGGGGCATTATCGATGCAGTTTTCAATTCTTTTGAAAAAAGCGATCATGGCTCTAGAGGTTTACGTCGAGGTCGAAGATTTGGTCGGATTACCAAACACAAGCTTTCACGCTGGATTTTCCTTTTAACTGCACTCATTTCAATACTTCTAACAGTTTatggtttgaaaatgttttttcaag CTAAAATGGAATCCAAGTTCTCAACAATACCCCTTATCCTGCAAGAAGAACGTAACCAACAAGGAAATATTATGGTATCGGATGAGGCAAAGACACCTAAAGAAAATATTGTAGTATCTGATCATCTTGGAACGGTGCCTAAAGGGAAGCGCCGAAAGC ATTTTCCTTGTGAAGTTGGATTTCTGGAATCGGTAGAAAGCCTTGTTGAACCCCAAAATTATGTGAGCTCCACATGGTTTTCTCTAGAGTATGTTGACCACGAAGAAAGAACTtccaaaaatcatttatttgaaCCTCGATTTGGAGGACATCAGACTctagaggaaagagaaaaatcattttatgcAAAAAATCAGACACTTCATTGTGGTTTTGTCAAAGGGCCACCAGGACATCCAAGCACTGGATTTGATATAAACGAAAAAGATAAGGCATACATGTACAAATGTAAGGTTGCAGTTTCTTCATGCATTTTTGGAAGCTCTGATTTTCTCCGAAGGCCTACTAGTAGACTG ATCAGTCAATATTCAAAGgacaatgtttgttttgttatgTTCTTGGATGATCAAACACTCTCCAAACTTTCATCAGAAGGAAACAGTCCTGATGAGACAGGTCACATTGGCTTGTGGAAAATTGTTGTTGTAAAAAACTTACCATATGAAGACATGAGGAGAACTGGCAAGGTGCCAAAATTTTTATCACATCGCCTCTTCCCAAATTCTAG GTATTCAATTTGGCTTGACAGCAAGATGCGACTCAACTCTGACCCTATGCtgattattgaatattttttgtgGCGAAAGAAGGCAGAATATGCCATCTCAAATCACTATGATCGCCATAATGTTTGGGAGGAGGTACTCCAAAATAAGCGCTTAAATAAATACAACCATACAGCAATTGATGAACAGTTTAATTATTACCTTTCTGATGGCCTCCCCAAGGTTGACCCATCAAAGTCAAATGATCCTATTCCAAGTT ATGTTCCCGAGGGTTCCTTCATAATCAGGGCACATACACCTatgtcaaatttattttcatgtcTTTGGTTCAATGAAGTTGATCGATTTACATCTCGTGATCAACTAAGCTTCGCTTATACTTATTTAAAACTCAGGAGAATGAATCCAGAGAGACCATTTCAGCTATATATGTTCAAG GATTGTGAGCGCAGAGCATTAGTGAAGCTATTCCGGCACAGGTCACTTCCATCTCTACTAGAGACCGCTTGA